From Stenotrophomonas sp. SAU14A_NAIMI4_8:
CCTGTACGTCGGCAACACCGTGGACACCTCGGTGACCGTGGTCGACACCGCGCAGAACAAGGCCATCGGCACCGTGCAGCTGATGGAAAAGAAGGTGGGCAAGGACGGCAAGGCCGGCTACACCCACGACCTGCGTGAGCTGGTGGTCGACAGCGCGGCCAACCGCCTGTACGTCACCGGTCATTCCGGCGAAGGCAGCGTGCTGTTCGTGGTAGACACCACCACGCTGAAGCTGATCGACACCATTCCGGGCCTGGGCAAGGCCAAGGCCCCGGGCCTGGCGCTGGATGCAGCCAACAAGCGCGTGTACACCAGCAACCTGCTGGCCGATCTGGTGGTGGTGGGCACCGATTCGAAGAAGGTGGTGGCCGAGCACAAGATCGCCGCCGAGCAGCCGATGAACATCGCGGTGGACCCGGACGGCAAGCGCCTGTTCGTGACCGACCAGGGTTCGGAGATGATCCGCAACTACATGACCAAGAGCAGCGAGGGCTTCACCAGCAAGCACCCGGGCCAGCGCGTGCTGGTGCTCGACCGCAGCACCGGCAAGGAACTGGCCAGCATCCCCACCGATGCCGGCCCGCTGGGCATCCTGCTGGATGCACCGCGCAAGCGCCTGTACGTGACCAACCGCGATGGCGGCACGGTCACCGCCTTC
This genomic window contains:
- a CDS encoding YncE family protein gives rise to the protein MNRLSLFRSAALAVAISLSVGAPPAFADNAAARTTTAVQRQAVAQGLYELAYSPSQKAVFVASSGGFGDNAGPSQVLRLDPTTLAVQTRIPLERKAFGVVLDDAHNRLYVGNTVDTSVTVVDTAQNKAIGTVQLMEKKVGKDGKAGYTHDLRELVVDSAANRLYVTGHSGEGSVLFVVDTTTLKLIDTIPGLGKAKAPGLALDAANKRVYTSNLLADLVVVGTDSKKVVAEHKIAAEQPMNIAVDPDGKRLFVTDQGSEMIRNYMTKSSEGFTSKHPGQRVLVLDRSTGKELASIPTDAGPLGILLDAPRKRLYVTNRDGGTVTAFDSNSYQKVATYEVPTHPNSLALDAKNNVLYVSIKNGEKDAKGSEESVARIQL